The Haloterrigena turkmenica DSM 5511 genome includes the window CCACTGCAACGGACTGGTGACGCCCGATTCGGGAACAGTGCTGGTCGACGGGACTCCCGTCACCGAGGACCTCGTCGCCGCCCGCTCGAGCGTCGGCATGGTCTTCCAGCACCCGCGCGACCAGTTCGTCGCCGCGACGGTCGGCGCCGACGTCGCCTTCGGCCCGGAGAACCTCGGCCTCGAGCGCGCCGAGATCGACCGCCGGGTGGCCGACGCCCTCGAAGCCGTCAACATGGCCGGTCGCGAGGACGAGCGGATCGACCACCTCTCGGGCGGCGAGCAGTCCCGCGTGGCCATCGCCGGCGCGCTCGCGATGGCGCCCACTCACCTCGTCCTCGACGAACCGTTCACCGGGCTCGACGATCCGGCCCGTCGATCCGTCCTCTCGCGACTCGAGGCGCTCTCGGAGGACGGAACCGGAATCCTGCTCGCGACCCACGACCTCCGAGACGTGCTCGACCTGGCTGACCGCGTCGTCGCCATGCGGGACGGCGCGGTCGCCATCGATGACTCGCCCGACCGCGCGCTCGAGGCGCTGTCGGATTTCGAGGTTCGAGTGCCAGAGCGCTGACCGCACGCGGCGCGACGATCACTGCCGCCGCCAGACCACCGATCCCGACGATGCTCACCTACGACCCCGACGACACGCTCGCCCACCGGCTCGACCCCCGCTCGAAGTTGGCCGTCCAGCTCGGGTTCGCCGCGACCGCACTGGCCCACACGAGCCCGCGGGCGCTGGTCGCGCTCACCGCCGTCGCCGGCGTACTCTTGGTCGCCGCTCGCGTTCCGCTCCTCGAGACGCTGTACGCCTATCGCTTCGCCCTGCTCTTCCTCTCGCTCGCACCGGTACTCGCGGCGCTCACGTTCGGTTCGCCCTGGCTCGACCTCGCGGACGGCCTCACCTCCGCGCGGGCGAGCTACCGCGTCCTGCTCGTCTTACTCGTCAGCGCGGCGTACGTCCGGTCGACCCCGGTCCGGGACTCTCGAGCCGCGATCCAGCGAACGATTCCCGGAAGGCCCGGCCAACTCCTCGGAATCGGCGTCGCGCTCGTCTTCCGGTTTCTGCCGGTCCTGCAGGCCGATCTACGGACGATCAGCGACGCGATGGCGGCGCGGCTGGGCGACCAGCGCGGCGCTGTCGACCGCGCGAGTACGCTGGGGCTGTTAGGCCTCTCGCGGGCGTTCGACCGAGCCGATCGACTCGCGCTCGCAATGCAGGCGCGGTGTTTCGCCTGGAATCCCACCCTGCCGGCGCTGTCGCTCTCGCGGCTCGACTATCCCGCTCTCGTCGTCGCCGCCGTGCTCGCGCTCTCGGCGGCGCTGTGAAGAAGTCGGGGCCGAGCCGATCGGACCCGTCTCGGTGCTCGAGCGCGGAACCGTCCTCACACCCCCGCGACGAGTCCGTTGCTGGCTATCCGAACGGGAGCCGTGCGACGCGATTGCGCGTTAGGCTGACGGTGCGTGTGCATCTCCCGTGCAGTCCGGCCGGTCCTTCATTACGCCCGGCGTCGGAATTCGGCGCATGGAGGAGTACGATTTCCTGGTTATCGGGTCGGGATCGGGACTGGACGTCGCGAACGCGGCCGCACGGCGCGGTCAGTCGGTCGCCGTCGTCGAGAAGGGACGGCTCGGCGGAACCTGTCTGAACCGCGGCTGTATCCCCTCGAAGCAGCTGTTGTACCGCGCTGAGGTCCTCGAGACGATCGAGCGCGCCGAGGAGTTCGGGATCGAGGCGACGGTCGATGGCGTCGCCTTCGCCGATATCGTCCGCGAGGTCAACGAGGACGTGGGGGAGAGTTCCGAATCGATCCGTCGCGGGCTCGAGTCCTCGTCGCAGCACGATCTCTACCCGACGGAGGGGAAGTTCGTCGACGAGCGAACGGTCGAACTCTCCGGCGGGGATCACGACGGGAAGCGCTTGACCGCCGAAACGGTTCTCGTCGCGGCCGGCACCCGTCCCGGCGTCCCGCAGGTCGACGGCATCGAGGACGTCGACTACCTGACGAGCCGGGAAGCGCTGCGACTCGAGGAGCGTCCGGACCACCTCGTCGTGATCGGCGGCGGCTACATCGCGGCCGAACTGGGCCAGTTCTTCGGGACGTTCGGCAGCGACGTCACGGTGCTCGGCAGGCGGCCGCACCTGTTGCCCGACGCCGACGAGGAAGTGGCCGCCGAATTCACCGACCGATTCGCCGACCGGTTCGACGTGTATACGGGGTACGAGGCGACCGCGGTCTCGGGATCGGACGGCGAGGTGACCGTCGAGGCGCGACCGTATCGGGAGCCCGACGAGGACGCGGCGACGGCGATGGGTGAAGCCGAAACCGAGGACGGGGCGGAGCCCGTCACGGTCACCGGCGACGAACTGCTCGTCGCGGCCGGCCGCGTGCCGAATACAGACACGCTGAACGTCGACGCGGCGGGAATCGAGACCGACGACGTGGGGTTCGTCGAGACCGACGAGTACCTGCAGACGACCGCCGACGGCGTCTGGGCGCTCGGTGACATCGTCGGCGAGTACCTCCTGAAACACAACGCGAACCACGAGGCGAAGGCCGTCGTTCGGAACCTCTTCGGCGACGACCTCGAGCCGGTCGACTACTCGGCGATGCCCTTCGCCGTCTTCTCCTCGCCCGAGGTCGCCGGCGTCGGCGCCACGGAGGGCGAACTGCAGGCGGCGGGTCGCGACTACGCCAAACGAACGTACCGGTACGAGGACACTGCCCGCGGCTCGGCGATGAAAGCCGAGGGGATGGTCAAGCCGCTCATCTCACTCGAGGGCGAGATTCTGGGCTGTCACATCGTCGGTCCGGACGCGTCAAACCTGATCGAGGAGGTCGTCGTCGCGATGACGGCTGGCTCTGGAACGGTCCAGGATATCCGAGAATCAGTTCACATCCATCCCGCGCTCTCGGAGGTCGTCCAGCGGGCGTTCTCGGGACAGTTCACCCGCGGGGGCCACGATCACGAGCACGGACACGACCACTAGCATCGCGGTTCGCCACTGTCGGCCGCGGTCGCGGTGTTGCATCGCACGCACACGGTCGCCGGGCCGTCTTATCCGTCAGTCGCGTGGATCCACGTGCAATGGTAAACGCAGCCATCGTTATTCTCGCGGGCACCGAATCGCACTCCGACACCGGACGACTGGTCAACGGCCTCGAGGCGGCGAAGGAGTTCGACGACAACGAGGAGGACGAACTCGAACTCATCTTCGACGGAGCCGGCACGCAGTGGGTCGAAGAACTCGAGGACGAGGACCACGACTACCACGACCTCTATCAGTCCGTCCGGGACGAAGCGGCCGTCTGTGACTACTGCGCCGGCGCGTTCGATGCCGACGACGCAGTCGAGGACGCGGGCCTCGTCCGCATCGACGAGAACGACGGCCATCCCAGCGTGCGGTCGCTCGTCGACGACGACTACGAGATCATCACGTACTGACGCCGCCATCGAGGCGTTCTTTTCGGGCGTACTTCGGCCGAGCGCGACGGGTGCGTATCGACGTTCGTTCGACGCGCTCGTCACCGTTCGTCCCGTTCCGAACCGTCTCCCGGAACGTCGGTCCCGTCGACGTTCGAACCGATAAGATCGGATTAGTCGTCCTAATCGCGATTTAGGTCGCCCGCTCGCGAGAAACTCCGTCTAAAGCCTTACGGGAGTGAGCGCTTGCCGTGCCACAACGATTCGTCTCATTCTTTGCTCCGACCTCCACGGAACACACGTGGTAACAGATGTCAAACAAAAACGATTCGAACGACGGCGTGGCGCGGCGATCGGTGCTCGCGGCCGGTGGCGCAACGACGCTCGGGGTGCTCGTGGGCGGTGTCGGAGCAGCGAACGGATCGGCGGTCACCCGGCAGGACGAGGGGGGCGAAACCGCCGACTCGAGCCGCGACGTCACGGTGAGACAGGAGCCGGGAAACGCCTTCTACTGGGTGCTTCCCGGTGAGCGACAGCTGAGTCCGCAGGTGTTCGGAACGCCGGACGATCCGCGGCGGGGGAGCGATCTGCTCGAGTCGCGCATCGAACAGGCCAAGGGATTCCCCGAGCCGCTGGACGAGGCGATTCCGCAATTGCTCGAGGATCTACCGCCGCTAGTCGCGGCACCGGAGGACGCCCGCGAGCCGATCGAAGACGATGAGTCGGGCGGAATCGCTCGGGAACGATTCACCGAACCGACGCTGTACAGCGACGAGGCCGAGGTGACCAGCGGCTCGTTCGAGGTCACCTACGGGGATCGACAGCCGTACGACCTCCCGGGTGAGCCGGGCGATACGACCGACGCGGTCGACATCGACGCGCAGTTCACCGATCCGGCGGGCAACGAGTACGAAATCGACCACGACCACGTCGTGCAACCGCCGATTCCGGGCTACGAAACGGGTGGCGGCGTGTTGTCGGGCAGCTGGCTGCACGGGATCACGGGGACCGGTTCGCCGCTGTTCCCTCGAGTGTACACCTACGGCGCGTCGTGGGGCGTCGGGGACGTTCGAATCAACGGCGAGGTGGCCACCGAGGACGGATTCCGCGTCATCCACTTCATGACGACCCAGACGGTACGCGACGAGCGCTATCGGATGGCCGTAGACGAGGAGATGCCGCTCGCGCCCGACGGCACAATCGCGGGACAGGTCCACCACACCCACGGCGTCGTCCTGCCGATCAGGCCGACTCCGGAGGGGCCCGTCTACGATCCGGTGCCGACCGCGATGGAACTGCCGAACGGCGAGACCCAGCCGTTCATCCACGCGATGTGGGAACAGGACGAGATCGTCGAGGGGCCGTTCGACGACTGGGAGTTCCCCGGACAGGCCGATGGGGAGGCGTCGGACGCCGAGGAGTCGGCCGGTGGAGACGCTGACTTCCAGTTGGTCGGCGAGGCGTCGGCCTGGCAGGGCGCGGCGCCCGAGGCCATCGCGGGCGCGGAGAACCCGACGCTGCAACTCGAGGCGGGCACCGAATACACGCTCGTCTGGGAGAACGGCGACGGCCTCCAGCACAACTTCGCGATCGTGGACGCGAACGGCGAGGACCTTCTCGCGTCCGAACTCGTCGGCGATCAGGGGGCGACGCAGACGGTCACGTTCACCGCTAGCAAGGAGATGAGCGAGTACTACTGTCAGGTCCACCCCCAGAGCATGCGGGGCGGAATCGAGATCGGCGGCTGACGTAGTAGCCGCTGAAAGTCAATGCACACCTGATCGCAGAACGGCACTGCGATCAGTGTGTGATTCGTTTCAGTATCTCCTATCGGAACTCTCGCTTGGGAGCCCGACCGGCTCGCCGAGTCGAATCCCCATCGGCGCCGGGCCGGGCGCCTCGTGGCCCCGCAGATAGCCGAGATAGAGGGCGCTGTTGACGATTCCGATGTGGCTGAACGCCTGCGGGAAGTTCCCGAGATGGGCGCCGCTCTCGGGATCGATCTCTTCCGCGATCAGTCCGAGCGGGTTCAGGTACTCGAGCAGCGTCTCGAACCGGGATTGGGCCTCCGCGACGCGCCCGGAGAGCGCGAGCGCGTCGACGAACCAGCACGAGCAGAGGACGAACGCGCCCTCCTCGCCCGGGAGGCCGTCGTCGCCGTCGTACCGCTGGACGAACACCCCGTCCTCGACTAACGTCTCCTCGATCGCGTCGATCGTTTCTCGAATGCGGTCATCGCCGAAGGGCAGGAAGCCGACGATCGGGAGCAGGAGTCCGGTCGCGTCGAGCGCGTTCGACCCGTAGGACTGGACGAACGCGCCGACGTCCTCGTCGTACCCGTTCTCGAGGACGTCAGCCCTGATCCGCTCGCAGGTCTCCCGCCACTCCCCGACCGGAGCGTCGTAGCCACCGTCGGTCGCGAGCGCGATCCCGCGATCGAGAGCGACCCAGCACATGACCTTCGAGTAGACGAAGTGTTCGTCCCCGCCGCGAACCTCCCAGATGCCCGCGTCCGGTTCGTCCCAGATCTCGCGGACGTAGTCGACGATATCGCGGATTCGGTCCCACTCGTCGGGGTCCAGTTCGCGACCGTGCCGGTGCATCTCGTCGACGGCGAGCAGGAGTTCGCCGTAGGTGTCGTGCTGACGCTGGTCGGCGGCCTCGTTGCCGATCCGGACCGGGCTGGACCCGCGATACCCCTCGAAGTGCTCGAGTTCTCGCTCCTCGAGGTCCGACTCGCCGTGGAGGCCGTACAGCGGCTGGATCGCCGCCGGGTCGTCGGCCTGACAGAGGTCCATGAACCACTCGAAGTAAGCGGTCGCCTCGTCGGCGGTCCCGAGGTTCATCAGCGCCTGAACGGTGAATCCGGCGTCGCGGAGCCAGTTGAACCGGTAGTCCCAGTTCCGAACGCCGCCGATGTCCTCGGGTAAGGAGGTGGTCGGCGCGGCCGCGATCGCCCCGGACTCGGCGTGGGTGAGGAGTTTCAAGACGAGTTCGGAGCGGACGACCCGATCGTGCCACGCCCCCTCGAACACGCAGTCGCCGTCGGCACCACAGTCGTGTGCCCAATCGGACCAGTACTCGAGGCTCTCCTCGAGCGCGGCTTCGGGATCCGTATTCGCGTCCTCTGCGCCCGTACACCGGAGTAGAAACCACTCCTCGTCGCCGGTCTCGAGCGAGAGCTCACCGGTTACTCGATCGTCCTCGATCTCGAGGTCGATCGGACTCTCGAGCAGCGTCCGCTCGTCTCGTCCCTCAGCGAGCGCTCCTCGCTGTTCTGATTCCACCGTCGTCTCCGCGCGGGCGTAATCGAACCGCGGTTCGAGATCGACCGCGAGGTCGACGCGTCCCTCGTCGCAGGCGAGTTTGCGGTAGAGCACCTTCTTCGGATGGTCGGTGCGCCCGGCCGGCGGCAGGAAATCCGTCACCGTCGCCGTGCCGCCGTCGGTTCGGAACGACGTCTCGAGGACGTTCGTGTCGTCGACGTACCGCCGGTCGGTCTCGAACGAGTCGGTCGGGGCGATCCGGAACCGCCCGCCCCGCTCGGCGTCGAGGACGGCGGCGAAAATGCTCGGCGACTCGAGGTGGGGAAACGGGAACCAGTCGACCGAGCCGTCCGGGGCGACGAGCGCACAGGTCTCGAGGTTCCCGACGACGCCGTAGGCCTCGATCGGCGGGTAGTCGTCATCGCGCATTGGAATCACCGTCGCGGGGAAACGACCCAAACGCGGTGCGATCGAACGACGAACATGGGCGAACGGGGAATCGTTCGCGGGCCGCGGAGAAAAAGTCGATCCCGGCAGCGACGGGGGCCTCTCGATCGGCGCCTTCCAGCCAGCCTCGATCGAATCGATCGCGTCAACGAGCGGCGGACGGGCGTTGCAGCGGCTGAAAGCCTTTACTGCGGGGACGACGTACCGACCCCGATGGCATCCTCCGACGTGGAACTCGCGGTGTACCGCTGCGAGTCGTGCGGCGACTACCAGCTGGGAACCGCAGCGATGACGTGCTGTGGCGACGCGATGACGGAAGTCGACGACGGCGCCGTTCCGATCGACGCCCCCGACGAAGCGGAGCTCATGCGAACCGTCTTCGACATTTCCGAGACCGAACTCGAGGTCTGTCGCTGTCTGATGGCCGAACCCGAGATCACGGTCAACGAACTCGCGGAGATGGTCGAGCGCGATCGGAGCGTCGTCACCAGACACCTCAGTCATCTGGTCGGCCTCGGAATCGTCGAAAAGCGCTCGCGCGTCCTCTCCGACGGTGGACGCGTCAACGTCTACTCGCATCGGTCGGTGGACGCGGTCCGCCGCCAGTTCAAGCTCGGGCTCTACGTCTGGATGCTCGAGGCCGTCGAGGTGATCGACGATCTCAGCGAGGAGAAGATCTCGCTGCTGGTCGAGGACGAGACCGCCCGGACCGACCCCAGCCAGGTGATCGTCGACCGAGACGGGTCGTCCTGA containing:
- a CDS encoding energy-coupling factor ABC transporter ATP-binding protein, with protein sequence MIEFRSVTYAFDDVPVLEDVSLTIGDGEFVVLAGANGSGKTTLLRHCNGLVTPDSGTVLVDGTPVTEDLVAARSSVGMVFQHPRDQFVAATVGADVAFGPENLGLERAEIDRRVADALEAVNMAGREDERIDHLSGGEQSRVAIAGALAMAPTHLVLDEPFTGLDDPARRSVLSRLEALSEDGTGILLATHDLRDVLDLADRVVAMRDGAVAIDDSPDRALEALSDFEVRVPER
- a CDS encoding glycoside hydrolase family 15 protein, producing the protein MRDDDYPPIEAYGVVGNLETCALVAPDGSVDWFPFPHLESPSIFAAVLDAERGGRFRIAPTDSFETDRRYVDDTNVLETSFRTDGGTATVTDFLPPAGRTDHPKKVLYRKLACDEGRVDLAVDLEPRFDYARAETTVESEQRGALAEGRDERTLLESPIDLEIEDDRVTGELSLETGDEEWFLLRCTGAEDANTDPEAALEESLEYWSDWAHDCGADGDCVFEGAWHDRVVRSELVLKLLTHAESGAIAAAPTTSLPEDIGGVRNWDYRFNWLRDAGFTVQALMNLGTADEATAYFEWFMDLCQADDPAAIQPLYGLHGESDLEERELEHFEGYRGSSPVRIGNEAADQRQHDTYGELLLAVDEMHRHGRELDPDEWDRIRDIVDYVREIWDEPDAGIWEVRGGDEHFVYSKVMCWVALDRGIALATDGGYDAPVGEWRETCERIRADVLENGYDEDVGAFVQSYGSNALDATGLLLPIVGFLPFGDDRIRETIDAIEETLVEDGVFVQRYDGDDGLPGEEGAFVLCSCWFVDALALSGRVAEAQSRFETLLEYLNPLGLIAEEIDPESGAHLGNFPQAFSHIGIVNSALYLGYLRGHEAPGPAPMGIRLGEPVGLPSESSDRRY
- a CDS encoding HVO_A0114 family putative DNA-binding protein, which produces MASSDVELAVYRCESCGDYQLGTAAMTCCGDAMTEVDDGAVPIDAPDEAELMRTVFDISETELEVCRCLMAEPEITVNELAEMVERDRSVVTRHLSHLVGLGIVEKRSRVLSDGGRVNVYSHRSVDAVRRQFKLGLYVWMLEAVEVIDDLSEEKISLLVEDETARTDPSQVIVDRDGSS
- a CDS encoding cupredoxin domain-containing protein encodes the protein MSNKNDSNDGVARRSVLAAGGATTLGVLVGGVGAANGSAVTRQDEGGETADSSRDVTVRQEPGNAFYWVLPGERQLSPQVFGTPDDPRRGSDLLESRIEQAKGFPEPLDEAIPQLLEDLPPLVAAPEDAREPIEDDESGGIARERFTEPTLYSDEAEVTSGSFEVTYGDRQPYDLPGEPGDTTDAVDIDAQFTDPAGNEYEIDHDHVVQPPIPGYETGGGVLSGSWLHGITGTGSPLFPRVYTYGASWGVGDVRINGEVATEDGFRVIHFMTTQTVRDERYRMAVDEEMPLAPDGTIAGQVHHTHGVVLPIRPTPEGPVYDPVPTAMELPNGETQPFIHAMWEQDEIVEGPFDDWEFPGQADGEASDAEESAGGDADFQLVGEASAWQGAAPEAIAGAENPTLQLEAGTEYTLVWENGDGLQHNFAIVDANGEDLLASELVGDQGATQTVTFTASKEMSEYYCQVHPQSMRGGIEIGG
- a CDS encoding dihydrolipoyl dehydrogenase, which produces MEEYDFLVIGSGSGLDVANAAARRGQSVAVVEKGRLGGTCLNRGCIPSKQLLYRAEVLETIERAEEFGIEATVDGVAFADIVREVNEDVGESSESIRRGLESSSQHDLYPTEGKFVDERTVELSGGDHDGKRLTAETVLVAAGTRPGVPQVDGIEDVDYLTSREALRLEERPDHLVVIGGGYIAAELGQFFGTFGSDVTVLGRRPHLLPDADEEVAAEFTDRFADRFDVYTGYEATAVSGSDGEVTVEARPYREPDEDAATAMGEAETEDGAEPVTVTGDELLVAAGRVPNTDTLNVDAAGIETDDVGFVETDEYLQTTADGVWALGDIVGEYLLKHNANHEAKAVVRNLFGDDLEPVDYSAMPFAVFSSPEVAGVGATEGELQAAGRDYAKRTYRYEDTARGSAMKAEGMVKPLISLEGEILGCHIVGPDASNLIEEVVVAMTAGSGTVQDIRESVHIHPALSEVVQRAFSGQFTRGGHDHEHGHDH
- a CDS encoding energy-coupling factor transporter transmembrane component T family protein, which produces MLTYDPDDTLAHRLDPRSKLAVQLGFAATALAHTSPRALVALTAVAGVLLVAARVPLLETLYAYRFALLFLSLAPVLAALTFGSPWLDLADGLTSARASYRVLLVLLVSAAYVRSTPVRDSRAAIQRTIPGRPGQLLGIGVALVFRFLPVLQADLRTISDAMAARLGDQRGAVDRASTLGLLGLSRAFDRADRLALAMQARCFAWNPTLPALSLSRLDYPALVVAAVLALSAAL
- a CDS encoding DsrE family protein produces the protein MVNAAIVILAGTESHSDTGRLVNGLEAAKEFDDNEEDELELIFDGAGTQWVEELEDEDHDYHDLYQSVRDEAAVCDYCAGAFDADDAVEDAGLVRIDENDGHPSVRSLVDDDYEIITY